One Pseudodesulfovibrio cashew DNA window includes the following coding sequences:
- a CDS encoding kinase inhibitor → MRKKIMSLILTATAVILFSLPALAGDFSLSSPTLQDGKSLPGEHILNGFGCSGGNVSPALAWHNAPDGTKSFALTVYDPDAPTGSGWWHWVVFNIPATATGLEAGAGSEDGHLPEGAVQSRTDFGQPGYGGACPPEGHGDHRYVFTIYALDVEKLDLAPDSSAAMVGFFLGGHTLAKASITATYGR, encoded by the coding sequence ATGCGCAAAAAAATCATGTCACTGATCCTGACGGCGACCGCCGTTATCCTGTTCTCGCTCCCGGCTTTGGCTGGAGACTTCTCGCTCTCGAGCCCGACCCTGCAAGACGGAAAGTCGCTGCCCGGCGAGCATATCCTGAACGGCTTCGGGTGCTCCGGCGGCAACGTCTCCCCGGCCCTGGCCTGGCACAACGCGCCCGACGGCACCAAGAGCTTCGCCCTGACCGTCTATGACCCGGACGCGCCCACCGGCAGCGGCTGGTGGCACTGGGTGGTCTTCAACATCCCGGCCACGGCCACCGGCCTGGAAGCGGGCGCGGGCAGCGAGGACGGCCATCTCCCGGAAGGAGCGGTCCAGAGCCGGACCGACTTCGGCCAACCCGGCTACGGCGGGGCCTGTCCGCCCGAGGGGCACGGCGATCACCGCTACGTCTTCACCATTTACGCCCTGGACGTGGAGAAACTCGACCTCGCGCCGGACAGCTCTGCGGCCATGGTCGGCTTCTTCCTCGGAGGCCACACCTTGGCTAAGGCCTCGATCACGGCCACTTACGGGAGATAG
- the cas5c gene encoding type I-C CRISPR-associated protein Cas5c has translation MAGIQLRVWGDYACFTRPEMKVERVSYDVMTPSAARGILEAIYWKPAIRWGIDRIHVMKPIRFDNVRRNEVAGKVPVGGSGGVNAAMKGGNAPLRLYVEESRQQRAAMVLRDVEYVIEAHFDYTSAEDRNDGKHLDMFNRRAKKGQCFHRPYLGCREFAAHFEPVKGDIPVSELAGDAPRDLGWMLYDINYAADMTPFFFRPTLEKGIVDCRKGVVAA, from the coding sequence GTGGCAGGAATACAACTCAGGGTCTGGGGTGATTACGCGTGCTTCACCCGCCCGGAGATGAAGGTGGAGCGCGTCAGCTACGACGTGATGACGCCGTCGGCAGCGCGCGGGATATTGGAGGCGATCTACTGGAAGCCCGCCATCAGGTGGGGCATCGATCGCATCCATGTGATGAAGCCCATCCGGTTCGACAACGTGCGTCGCAATGAGGTGGCGGGCAAGGTGCCGGTGGGAGGCTCTGGCGGCGTGAACGCGGCCATGAAGGGCGGCAATGCGCCGCTCCGGTTGTACGTGGAGGAGAGCCGCCAGCAACGGGCGGCCATGGTGCTGCGGGACGTGGAATACGTCATTGAGGCGCATTTCGATTACACGTCCGCCGAGGACCGAAATGATGGAAAGCATCTGGACATGTTCAACCGCCGCGCCAAGAAGGGGCAGTGCTTCCACCGTCCCTACCTGGGCTGCCGGGAGTTTGCGGCCCACTTCGAGCCGGTCAAAGGAGACATCCCGGTTTCGGAGCTGGCGGGGGATGCGCCGCGCGACCTGGGCTGGATGCTCTATGACATCAATTATGCTGCCGACATGACGCCGTTCTTTTTCCGGCCCACGCTGGAAAAAGGCATCGTTGATTGCCGGAAAGGGGTGGTGGCCGCATGA
- a CDS encoding cysteine hydrolase, translating into MLHSVIKEDSALVFIEFQNEWLTEEGVLQQRLIKDKEPFLEAVRKAGSVLETARANGWTVAHAGLDLSGDPHYLLFNEGRDVLGLRKAIPAAGTWQENGARPVEPFVPRDGEFVVAGRSGGSALKNSTLDPFLRNRKINTLFLMGFATHVCVESTLREAHDLGYNAYLVEDACAAFEQAQHDHVRRHVVHHFGEETNAAELITRMEG; encoded by the coding sequence ATGTTGCATTCCGTCATCAAGGAAGATTCCGCTCTCGTCTTCATAGAATTCCAAAACGAATGGCTGACCGAGGAAGGCGTCCTCCAACAACGCCTGATCAAGGACAAAGAACCGTTCCTCGAGGCCGTTCGCAAGGCCGGTAGCGTTCTCGAAACGGCCAGGGCAAACGGCTGGACCGTGGCCCATGCCGGGCTCGACCTGAGCGGCGACCCGCACTACCTGCTCTTCAACGAGGGCCGGGACGTGCTCGGACTCAGGAAGGCCATCCCCGCAGCCGGGACATGGCAAGAAAACGGCGCGCGACCAGTGGAACCGTTCGTCCCTCGCGACGGCGAGTTCGTTGTGGCAGGACGATCCGGCGGCAGCGCGCTGAAGAACTCAACCCTGGACCCGTTCCTGCGCAACCGGAAGATCAACACCCTCTTCCTGATGGGCTTCGCCACGCACGTCTGCGTCGAGTCGACCCTGCGGGAGGCGCACGACCTCGGCTACAACGCCTATCTCGTGGAAGACGCCTGCGCCGCCTTCGAGCAGGCCCAGCACGACCATGTGCGCCGGCACGTGGTCCACCACTTCGGCGAGGAGACCAACGCCGCCGAACTGATCACGCGAATGGAGGGCTAG
- the cas3 gene encoding CRISPR-associated helicase Cas3': MDGVRHSWRTPGPSLEVLTAALDAKLATFAASGRINELRAEILAACRAKASLAPGLFSLTVPTGGGKTLTSMAFALDHARLHGKRRVIYVIPYTSVIEQNARVFREIFPANSVVEHHSTFDASKVFDREDHARESAEARRHRLACENWDAPVVVTTSVQFFESLFSFKPSRCRKLHNLADSVIILDEAQMLPVDFMVPCLRALEELTENYGASVVLCTATQPALRKEDFACGLDGLGDDRELAPDPQRMHEAFKRTELVDLGELALAEVAEMVREREQVLCIVNTRKRAAELFELVRDEPGARHLSALMCPAHRSKRLEEIREMLAGGEPCRVISTQLIEAGVDVSFPEVVREMAGLDSITQAAGRCNREGELDGAAPVGVFTPVEGVARAFSGPAGHTGSVLRTPDVDPFSPEAIRHYFTLHYWLEKDRLDSKRILEHLNNDRGEWYFRKAGKAFRLIENTMVPVVIPYDERAEKLVRDLHYAEHPGGILRQLQQYTVQVYDGQFAALDQAGGIEWVADTYAVLCGMEFHDEMFGLTFPGEMRPEDFIG; the protein is encoded by the coding sequence ATGGACGGTGTTCGGCATTCTTGGCGCACTCCCGGTCCTTCGCTTGAAGTGCTGACTGCCGCGCTGGATGCCAAGCTGGCAACGTTCGCCGCGTCAGGGCGTATCAATGAACTTCGTGCGGAAATTCTCGCTGCTTGCAGGGCCAAGGCCTCGCTGGCTCCGGGGCTGTTCTCCCTGACGGTGCCCACGGGCGGCGGCAAGACGCTGACCTCCATGGCCTTTGCCCTGGATCACGCCCGGTTGCATGGAAAGCGCCGCGTGATCTATGTCATCCCGTATACCTCGGTCATCGAGCAGAACGCGCGGGTTTTCCGGGAGATATTTCCGGCCAATTCAGTGGTCGAGCACCACAGCACCTTTGACGCTTCCAAGGTTTTTGACCGGGAGGACCATGCCCGGGAGTCAGCCGAGGCCCGGCGGCATCGCCTGGCGTGCGAGAACTGGGACGCACCTGTGGTGGTGACCACCAGCGTGCAGTTCTTCGAGTCCCTGTTTTCGTTCAAGCCGTCGAGGTGTCGCAAGCTGCACAACCTGGCCGACTCGGTGATCATTCTGGACGAGGCGCAGATGCTGCCGGTGGATTTCATGGTCCCGTGCCTGCGCGCCCTGGAGGAACTGACCGAAAACTATGGTGCCAGCGTGGTCCTGTGCACGGCCACGCAGCCAGCCCTGCGAAAGGAGGATTTCGCCTGTGGCCTGGACGGGCTGGGTGATGACCGGGAACTCGCGCCGGACCCGCAGCGGATGCATGAGGCGTTTAAACGGACCGAGCTGGTAGACCTCGGTGAACTGGCGTTGGCCGAGGTGGCGGAGATGGTTCGGGAGCGGGAGCAGGTCCTGTGCATCGTCAATACTCGCAAACGCGCCGCTGAATTGTTCGAGCTGGTGCGGGACGAGCCAGGAGCGCGTCATCTGAGCGCGTTGATGTGTCCGGCCCATAGATCGAAGAGGCTGGAGGAAATCCGCGAAATGCTGGCGGGCGGCGAGCCGTGCCGCGTGATCAGTACGCAATTGATCGAGGCCGGGGTGGATGTCTCGTTTCCTGAAGTTGTCCGCGAGATGGCCGGGCTGGACTCCATCACCCAGGCCGCAGGGCGGTGCAACCGGGAAGGGGAACTGGACGGGGCGGCTCCGGTGGGGGTTTTCACGCCCGTGGAAGGCGTTGCCCGCGCATTCAGCGGCCCGGCAGGGCATACCGGCTCCGTGCTCCGCACACCGGATGTCGATCCCTTTTCGCCCGAAGCCATTCGGCATTATTTTACCTTGCACTACTGGCTGGAGAAGGACCGGCTCGACAGCAAGCGCATCCTGGAACACCTGAACAACGACCGGGGCGAGTGGTATTTCCGCAAGGCGGGCAAGGCGTTCAGACTCATTGAGAACACCATGGTTCCGGTTGTCATCCCCTATGACGAGCGGGCGGAGAAGCTGGTGCGCGACCTGCACTATGCCGAGCATCCCGGCGGCATTCTGCGGCAACTGCAACAGTACACGGTGCAGGTCTACGACGGTCAGTTCGCGGCCCTGGATCAAGCCGGAGGCATCGAATGGGTGGCGGACACCTATGCCGTGCTCTGTGGCATGGAGTTCCATGACGAGATGTTCGGGCTGACCTTTCCCGGCGAGATGCGCCCGGAGGATTTTATTGGTTGA
- a CDS encoding helix-turn-helix transcriptional regulator: MSEKQKESLLRISDVLERIPVSKSTWWAGVKHGIYPAGLKLGARCTVWRESDIDDLIDGLKRIAMGEYSEGDANE, encoded by the coding sequence ATGAGTGAAAAACAGAAAGAATCCCTTTTGCGTATCTCCGACGTCCTGGAGCGGATCCCTGTCAGCAAGTCCACGTGGTGGGCTGGAGTCAAACACGGCATTTATCCTGCCGGATTGAAGCTTGGTGCACGATGCACGGTGTGGCGCGAAAGCGATATTGACGACTTGATTGATGGTCTCAAGCGCATTGCAATGGGCGAATACTCTGAAGGAGATGCTAATGAGTAG
- a CDS encoding MarR family winged helix-turn-helix transcriptional regulator, protein MFFLKDLPSRETLERYHDRFPTMQVDAVEKALILMQRGSQLIRRIDDYFARHDFSQLRYLILIVIDREPDREELSVTELAARLDVSKPVMTRTLKGLAEAGFVEISANEHDRRAKRVALTRAGKDKLQAILPGFYETIQDFMSKEDSHG, encoded by the coding sequence GTGTTTTTTCTGAAAGACCTCCCTTCGCGGGAAACCCTGGAACGCTACCATGACCGCTTCCCCACCATGCAGGTGGACGCGGTCGAGAAGGCGCTCATCCTCATGCAGCGGGGGAGCCAGCTCATCCGCCGGATAGATGACTACTTCGCCCGGCACGACTTCTCCCAGCTTCGCTACCTGATCCTCATCGTCATTGACCGCGAGCCGGACCGGGAAGAGTTGAGCGTCACGGAACTGGCCGCCCGCCTCGACGTCTCCAAGCCGGTCATGACCCGGACCCTGAAGGGGTTGGCCGAGGCTGGCTTCGTAGAGATATCGGCCAACGAGCATGACCGCCGCGCCAAGCGCGTCGCGCTGACCCGGGCGGGCAAGGACAAGCTGCAGGCCATCCTACCCGGCTTTTACGAAACCATTCAGGACTTCATGTCCAAGGAGGATTCCCATGGCTAA
- a CDS encoding DUF927 domain-containing protein: MSSPRQQKYFKVDFQAVNHAALNRFNELVELWCPGGRYEGNEYVPRNPTRDDKKPGSFKINKDTGQWFENATGEYGGDLISLYAYLNGVTQLEAAKALAEYLHIEFNTPRCNRKKMSSKKADWEPFLPIPEDAPGSDHRHPKFGLPSRVWLYLDCEGNPLSYVCRFDLPDGGKAILPHTFGHDGKGNRHWDWKGVPAPRSLYGLDILAQAEATVPVLIMEGEKAADAARDLVGDSMVAMTWPSGSNSVHLADWSPVKDRAVKIWPDADKPGFEAALKVAELAVIEQAASVSIVVPPANAPKGWDLADATDWDSKRTLELIENNQVDREGFKCLALERYGIDDKPQTSPSASPGFKLKEDGVYRTKIVSSGELVEEMVCSPLEVLALTRDKDNQSWGKLLQVTDPDGNDHKWAMSMEMTAMAGEPFRQHLASLGLRLAPGRYSKARLLEYIVQTDPEARALCVPRTGWHGDTFVLPDQTYGVHGEEQVILQRLCNDNPYKLSGSLKEWQDSVGTWCQGNSRLAFGVSVAFAAVMQHHAGAESGGFHFIGSSSIGKTTVLMAAASVCGGGGDAGYIRQWRATDNGIEAIAASCCDTLLCLDEMGQADSKVVAEGAYLLANGVGKLRATKVGSTASINAWRSCFLSTGETSLNDKLLEDQRLRAKAGHAVRIVDIPADAGCDLGAFEKIHGFGNGEEFARAISQAATSYYGTPLRAFLEKLMDNLDAHCKRHSQLRHTFYNTHCPIEADGQVKRACRRFAHVAASGELAAEIGILPWESAEASKAAMDCFHAWLNHRGGKGAAEKLEGLRQVRAFFEKYASSRFELIGSKNSESSEPQVIVESYNRAGFRNEDDEGNAEFWMFPEAFREVCQGFDHKMVCRMLAEQGILKTQTSGSFQMAKRLPGMGVKSLKKVYVITSKIFKE, translated from the coding sequence ATGAGTAGCCCCCGTCAACAGAAGTATTTCAAGGTTGATTTTCAGGCCGTTAATCATGCTGCGTTGAACCGTTTCAACGAGCTCGTGGAGCTGTGGTGCCCTGGCGGGCGTTACGAAGGAAACGAGTATGTCCCTCGTAATCCGACCCGTGATGATAAAAAACCTGGTTCGTTCAAAATTAATAAGGACACTGGGCAATGGTTTGAAAACGCTACTGGTGAATATGGTGGCGATCTCATCTCCCTCTATGCCTATCTTAATGGCGTCACGCAGCTTGAGGCAGCCAAAGCGCTGGCAGAATATCTCCATATCGAATTCAATACTCCCCGCTGTAATCGAAAGAAGATGTCTTCGAAAAAAGCCGACTGGGAGCCCTTCCTGCCCATCCCTGAAGACGCACCTGGCAGCGATCACAGACACCCGAAGTTCGGATTGCCGTCACGGGTATGGCTCTACCTCGATTGTGAAGGCAATCCGTTGTCGTACGTCTGCAGGTTTGATCTGCCGGATGGGGGAAAGGCTATCCTTCCTCATACGTTTGGGCATGACGGAAAAGGGAACAGGCACTGGGATTGGAAGGGGGTGCCTGCCCCTCGGTCCCTGTATGGGTTGGATATCTTGGCCCAGGCCGAAGCTACTGTCCCTGTCCTTATTATGGAAGGGGAAAAAGCGGCTGATGCCGCGCGTGATTTGGTTGGGGATAGCATGGTCGCTATGACTTGGCCTAGCGGCTCCAACTCCGTGCACTTGGCCGACTGGAGCCCCGTCAAAGACCGTGCGGTAAAGATCTGGCCGGACGCAGACAAGCCCGGCTTCGAAGCCGCGCTCAAAGTTGCAGAACTCGCAGTCATCGAACAGGCCGCTTCGGTCTCGATTGTTGTGCCTCCTGCAAATGCCCCCAAAGGGTGGGATTTAGCCGACGCCACTGACTGGGATAGCAAGCGCACCCTGGAATTGATCGAAAACAACCAGGTGGACCGTGAAGGATTCAAGTGTCTGGCATTAGAACGTTACGGGATTGACGACAAGCCCCAAACTTCCCCGTCGGCCTCCCCCGGCTTTAAGTTGAAGGAAGACGGTGTCTACCGTACCAAGATTGTTTCGAGCGGCGAGCTCGTCGAGGAAATGGTCTGCTCTCCTTTGGAAGTACTCGCTCTTACTCGCGATAAAGACAACCAGAGCTGGGGGAAGTTGCTTCAGGTTACTGATCCTGATGGCAATGACCATAAGTGGGCCATGTCCATGGAAATGACCGCTATGGCTGGGGAGCCTTTTCGGCAACATCTGGCAAGTCTTGGCTTGCGCTTAGCGCCAGGACGTTATTCCAAGGCTCGGCTCCTTGAGTACATTGTGCAGACTGACCCGGAAGCCCGCGCCCTTTGTGTCCCCCGTACCGGGTGGCATGGTGACACGTTCGTCCTCCCTGATCAGACATATGGAGTCCATGGTGAAGAACAGGTAATTCTCCAGAGGCTTTGCAATGACAATCCATACAAGCTGAGCGGTTCCCTTAAGGAGTGGCAGGATTCAGTGGGCACCTGGTGCCAGGGGAATTCTCGTCTCGCCTTTGGTGTTTCTGTAGCGTTCGCTGCCGTTATGCAGCACCACGCAGGAGCTGAGTCTGGCGGCTTTCATTTTATTGGAAGTAGCTCCATCGGCAAGACTACCGTGCTAATGGCTGCTGCTAGTGTGTGTGGCGGTGGCGGTGACGCCGGCTACATCCGTCAGTGGCGTGCCACTGACAACGGTATCGAAGCAATTGCAGCATCATGCTGTGATACTCTCCTCTGCCTTGATGAGATGGGGCAAGCCGACAGTAAGGTTGTTGCGGAGGGTGCTTATTTGCTTGCGAACGGTGTGGGGAAGCTGCGTGCGACTAAAGTTGGGTCGACTGCATCCATCAACGCCTGGCGATCTTGTTTTCTCAGTACCGGCGAAACTTCTCTTAATGACAAGCTCCTTGAGGATCAGAGACTGAGGGCTAAGGCTGGGCATGCTGTGAGAATCGTGGATATTCCTGCAGACGCAGGTTGTGACCTCGGTGCGTTCGAGAAGATCCATGGCTTCGGAAATGGGGAAGAGTTCGCACGAGCGATTTCCCAGGCTGCAACCTCCTACTACGGAACTCCGCTTCGGGCGTTTCTGGAAAAACTGATGGACAACCTCGATGCCCATTGTAAACGGCACTCTCAGCTGCGCCACACTTTTTATAACACTCATTGTCCGATCGAAGCTGACGGGCAGGTCAAGCGGGCCTGCAGGCGTTTTGCGCATGTGGCTGCAAGCGGTGAGCTTGCTGCTGAGATCGGCATCCTTCCGTGGGAGTCTGCAGAGGCGTCCAAAGCTGCAATGGATTGCTTCCACGCATGGCTTAACCATCGCGGGGGAAAAGGTGCTGCTGAAAAGCTGGAAGGGCTTCGGCAGGTCCGCGCATTCTTTGAAAAGTACGCTAGCAGCCGCTTTGAGCTCATTGGATCCAAAAATAGTGAAAGCTCTGAACCGCAGGTGATCGTCGAGAGCTACAACAGGGCAGGATTCCGAAATGAAGATGACGAGGGCAACGCTGAATTCTGGATGTTCCCTGAGGCGTTTCGGGAGGTCTGCCAGGGATTCGACCACAAGATGGTTTGCAGGATGCTTGCTGAACAGGGGATTCTGAAAACACAGACCTCCGGGAGCTTCCAGATGGCCAAGCGACTTCCCGGAATGGGCGTCAAGAGCCTGAAAAAGGTTTACGTCATCACGTCGAAGATCTTCAAAGAGTAA
- a CDS encoding DUF554 domain-containing protein, translating into MLPIGSIVNALAIIGGSVIGCWLQSRFPERIRTIVFQGLGLCVLLIGIQMALKVENILIVIFAVLLGGITGELARLDTMFERLGNKFKQLIKSKNPNFTDGLITASLIYCIGAMAIVGSLEEGINNNPEILFTKAILDGFGSVALAASYGSGVLFSAIPVFLYQGSMTIGAGFFQQYFSELMIAQVSACGGLLIIGIGINLLELTEIRLANLLPALAYVVALTAFFG; encoded by the coding sequence ATGCTTCCCATCGGCTCCATCGTCAACGCTCTGGCCATCATCGGCGGCTCGGTTATCGGCTGCTGGCTTCAATCCCGGTTTCCCGAACGTATCCGGACCATCGTCTTCCAGGGGCTGGGATTGTGCGTGCTGCTCATCGGCATCCAGATGGCCCTCAAGGTGGAGAACATCCTCATCGTTATCTTCGCCGTGCTGCTGGGCGGCATCACCGGAGAGCTGGCCAGGCTCGACACCATGTTCGAGCGGCTGGGAAACAAATTCAAGCAACTGATCAAGTCCAAGAACCCCAACTTCACCGACGGACTGATCACCGCCTCCCTCATATACTGCATCGGAGCCATGGCCATTGTCGGCTCCCTGGAGGAAGGCATCAACAACAACCCGGAGATCCTCTTCACCAAGGCCATTCTCGACGGGTTCGGCTCGGTGGCCCTGGCCGCGTCCTACGGCTCGGGCGTGCTCTTCTCCGCCATTCCGGTCTTCCTCTACCAGGGCTCCATGACCATCGGCGCGGGCTTCTTCCAGCAGTACTTCTCGGAGCTGATGATCGCCCAGGTCTCGGCCTGCGGCGGCCTGCTCATCATCGGCATCGGCATCAACCTGCTCGAACTGACCGAAATCCGACTGGCAAACCTGCTCCCCGCACTGGCCTACGTGGTTGCGCTCACCGCCTTTTTCGGCTGA
- a CDS encoding tyrosine-type recombinase/integrase produces the protein MPLTVKAIEKAKPKDKLYRIADAHGLCLEVPPSGSKRWRYRYRFSGRAKMVSLGVWPEVKLSDARDKRDELRRLLKQGIDPAEHKKSQQAIAEGKDRFEAVAREWFEKFHKNWAEQTGIRKIGRLESHVFPVIGGISIEQVDAPQIRRVLLRLESFGKLHTGHRVKNIIGEVMRYAVAMGLITHNPVPDLAGVLPPVKEQHRAGITDPEGIKGLLRSIDEYQGSPVTRNAMKLAALTFVRPGELRHAEWAEIDFEKKEWRISAEKMKMKRQHIVPLSEQAISVLKEMEVVTGHGRYVFPSERSRDRAMSNNTVNAALRRMGYTKEEMTGHGFRSMASTNLNEMGFHPDQIERQLAHVEGNKVRAAYNHAEYLPERKKMMQVWADYLDELKGRM, from the coding sequence ATGCCATTGACCGTAAAAGCCATCGAAAAAGCCAAGCCAAAAGACAAGCTCTACCGCATTGCAGATGCACATGGGCTATGCCTGGAGGTGCCTCCAAGTGGTTCTAAAAGATGGAGATATCGTTACCGTTTTTCTGGCAGAGCCAAAATGGTCAGCCTTGGCGTGTGGCCGGAAGTGAAATTGTCTGACGCAAGGGATAAGCGTGATGAGTTGCGTCGGCTGTTGAAGCAGGGGATTGACCCCGCTGAACACAAGAAATCCCAGCAGGCCATAGCTGAAGGTAAGGATCGCTTTGAGGCGGTGGCCAGGGAGTGGTTTGAAAAATTCCACAAGAATTGGGCCGAGCAAACCGGGATTCGCAAAATAGGTCGTCTTGAGAGTCATGTCTTTCCTGTAATAGGGGGAATCTCCATTGAACAAGTGGACGCTCCCCAAATCCGTCGTGTGCTGCTCCGTTTGGAGAGCTTCGGCAAGCTGCACACCGGCCACAGAGTCAAAAACATCATTGGCGAGGTCATGCGGTACGCCGTGGCCATGGGGTTGATTACTCATAATCCTGTTCCAGATCTTGCAGGGGTCCTCCCTCCCGTAAAGGAGCAGCATCGAGCTGGCATTACCGACCCGGAGGGCATCAAAGGGCTTCTGCGCTCAATTGATGAGTACCAGGGCAGCCCTGTGACGAGGAACGCCATGAAGCTGGCGGCCCTCACTTTTGTCCGTCCTGGGGAGTTGCGGCATGCTGAGTGGGCCGAGATTGATTTCGAGAAGAAGGAGTGGCGCATCTCGGCCGAGAAGATGAAGATGAAGCGTCAGCACATAGTCCCATTGTCCGAGCAGGCAATATCAGTGTTGAAGGAGATGGAGGTAGTGACTGGCCATGGCCGCTATGTCTTTCCGTCAGAACGTTCCAGGGATCGAGCGATGAGCAATAATACTGTCAATGCTGCTCTTCGCCGTATGGGCTATACGAAAGAAGAAATGACTGGCCACGGCTTCCGTTCCATGGCCAGCACTAACCTTAATGAAATGGGTTTTCATCCTGACCAGATAGAAAGGCAACTCGCGCACGTCGAGGGGAATAAGGTCCGGGCCGCGTATAACCATGCCGAATATCTGCCTGAGCGGAAAAAGATGATGCAGGTTTGGGCGGACTATTTAGATGAGCTCAAGGGGCGTATGTGA
- a CDS encoding AraC family transcriptional regulator — MDSLTLCRKLKTLMSTDTGETGCNPLPFPGTLSFTRTHRLHAVCPPQSAVVFVLEGTKTVTRGHERIEVRSGQGLLFPARMETSIENRPDSGSGRYSALFLPYDEAMIARAMTGPGPDAAPMPPLDGLRLDCDPVIGNALIHLVEMATEGGNDRVLDLCREALLLLIADRIDCLPLLWTSARTWSARCGSVIGMNPGRDWTARDIAERLGTSERTLRRRLSGEDCGLRRILREVRLNTGLGMLQSGRTSVGEVAYRCGYNSASRFAGLFRERFGISPGEVLRCAASGQPLAGS; from the coding sequence ATGGACTCCCTCACCCTTTGCCGCAAGCTGAAAACCCTCATGTCGACTGACACCGGAGAGACGGGATGCAATCCCCTCCCCTTTCCGGGCACGCTCTCCTTTACCCGGACACACCGGCTGCACGCGGTCTGCCCGCCGCAGTCGGCAGTGGTTTTCGTCCTCGAAGGGACCAAGACCGTCACCCGCGGGCATGAGCGCATAGAGGTGCGAAGCGGACAGGGGCTGCTCTTTCCCGCTCGCATGGAGACCTCCATCGAAAACAGACCGGACAGCGGTTCGGGCCGGTATTCAGCCCTGTTCCTGCCATATGATGAGGCCATGATCGCGCGGGCCATGACCGGCCCCGGACCGGATGCCGCGCCCATGCCGCCACTCGATGGACTTCGGCTCGACTGCGACCCGGTCATCGGCAACGCCCTCATCCATCTGGTTGAAATGGCCACCGAAGGCGGCAACGACAGGGTACTGGACCTCTGTCGCGAGGCCCTGCTGCTGCTCATCGCGGACCGCATCGACTGCCTGCCGCTGCTCTGGACCTCGGCCAGAACGTGGAGCGCGCGCTGCGGCTCGGTCATCGGCATGAACCCGGGCCGGGACTGGACCGCGCGGGACATCGCCGAGCGGCTCGGGACCAGCGAAAGGACCCTGCGCCGTCGCCTCAGCGGGGAGGACTGCGGACTGCGGCGCATCCTCCGGGAAGTCCGCCTCAACACAGGCCTGGGCATGCTCCAGTCGGGCCGGACCTCAGTGGGCGAAGTGGCCTACCGCTGCGGCTACAATTCCGCCTCCCGTTTCGCCGGGCTGTTTCGCGAACGGTTCGGCATCAGCCCCGGCGAAGTGCTCCGCTGCGCCGCTTCGGGGCAACCTTTGGCCGGTTCGTGA
- a CDS encoding RidA family protein: MMLQRLNTPDASPPAGPYVHAVRHGDTLYLSGLTAFGSPAQTAPIEVQAREVFRNIRTIAESAGSGLENLIKITAFVTELDRIEQLRAALFDMYGEHLPASSLVRVDGLFAEGLKIEVEAILAVDA; encoded by the coding sequence ATGATGTTGCAGCGACTGAACACCCCCGACGCAAGCCCTCCTGCCGGGCCGTATGTTCATGCCGTCAGGCACGGCGACACCCTGTATTTGTCCGGCCTCACGGCATTTGGCTCCCCTGCGCAAACCGCCCCCATCGAGGTCCAGGCGCGGGAGGTATTCCGCAACATCCGCACCATTGCCGAGTCGGCTGGCAGCGGGCTGGAAAATCTGATCAAGATAACGGCGTTCGTGACGGAGCTGGACCGGATCGAACAGTTGCGGGCGGCGCTGTTCGACATGTACGGAGAACATCTCCCGGCCAGCTCTCTCGTCCGCGTCGACGGGCTGTTCGCAGAAGGCCTCAAGATCGAGGTCGAAGCGATCCTCGCCGTGGACGCGTAG